A window of the Phragmites australis chromosome 20, lpPhrAust1.1, whole genome shotgun sequence genome harbors these coding sequences:
- the LOC133901241 gene encoding uncharacterized protein LOC133901241, giving the protein MAMDAAAAMLKRKVAEAPEPWLLDGVPVPATKIRRLDAEVPPVEPGAGVPPPPQQPIFGVEELRMCGEEAAPAVGVSVGPVAVNEERAIVVYQPTEAARNLLLGPLRPGVPLRVNPDWIRGLKSTMLKEASNHRALFEESRDDNPNLAMVPWSPAQAQAASSSTAAGEEMMDADQDCDGASMDVDHDGSGQPAPPTGVAPQGEAFHLQPQHQQWPPQHCMAPPQQLPAASYQTSPVSWSW; this is encoded by the exons ATGGCCatggacgcggcggcggcgatgctgAAGCGGAAGGTCGCGGAGGCGCCGGAGCCGTGGCTGCTCGACGGGGTTCCCGTCCCCGCCACCAAGATCCGCCGACTC GACGCGGAGGTGCCGCCTGTTGAGCCCGGCGCGggcgtgccgccgccgccgcagcagccgaTTTTCGGGGTGGAGGAGTTGCGTATGTGCGGCGAAGAGGCGGCCCCGGCCGTGGGCGTGAGCGTGGGGCCAGTGGCGGTGAACGAGGAGCGAGCCATCGTGGTGTACCAGCCCACCGAGGCCGCGCGCAACCTCCTGCTCGGCCCGCTCCGGCCGGGGGTTCCTCTCCGCGTCAACCCCGACTGGATCCGCGGGCTCAAGA GCACCATGCTGAAAGAGGCGAGCAACCACAGGGCGCTGTTCGAGGAATCCAGGGACGACAACCCCAACCTGGCCATGGTCCCTTGGTCGCCCGCCCAGGCCCAGGCCGCCTCCAGCTCCACGGCTGCGGGCGAGGAGATGATGGACGCTGATCAGGACTGCGACGGCGCGTCCATGGACGTCGACCACGACGGGAGCGGCCAGCCCGCACCCCCCACCGGCGTCGCGCCGCAGGGGGAGGCGTTCCACCTCCAGCCGCAACATCAGCAGTGGCCGCCGCAGCACTGCAtggcgccgccgcagcagctccCGGCCGCGAGCTACCAGACAAGCCCGGTGTCGTGGTCGTGGTGA